A single region of the Gracilibacillus caseinilyticus genome encodes:
- a CDS encoding CAP domain-containing protein, translating into MIKKLSITALLAGAFLLNTGFSHDTNIEVKNQVQHKVYEMISTGDISKSNIQDFLDKWMENHSIKNPSKEEESNTTDNNKQENAENADQATETPESNTNETEQAPEQNTNNSTETNVEENTEDQATESNEASDISQFEQEVIDLTNVEREKQGLSPLTLDTELSKVAKAKSQDMASKGYFSHNSPTYGSPFDMMEQFGISYQTAGENIAKGQTTPEEVVKAWMNSEGHRANILNEDFTHIGVGYVEDGNYWTQQFIGK; encoded by the coding sequence ATGATAAAAAAATTATCAATCACAGCTTTACTAGCAGGAGCGTTTCTACTAAATACAGGTTTTTCTCATGACACAAATATCGAAGTGAAAAACCAAGTTCAACATAAAGTGTACGAGATGATTTCTACCGGAGATATCTCTAAATCTAATATTCAGGATTTCTTAGATAAATGGATGGAGAATCATTCTATTAAAAACCCATCTAAAGAAGAAGAGTCAAATACAACAGACAATAACAAGCAAGAGAATGCAGAGAATGCCGATCAAGCAACAGAAACTCCAGAGAGCAACACAAATGAAACAGAACAAGCTCCTGAACAGAACACAAACAATTCTACAGAAACGAATGTAGAAGAAAATACAGAAGATCAAGCAACAGAAAGTAACGAAGCATCAGACATCAGTCAATTTGAACAAGAAGTAATCGACCTTACTAACGTAGAACGTGAAAAACAAGGTTTGTCACCATTAACACTTGATACAGAATTAAGTAAAGTGGCAAAAGCAAAATCACAAGATATGGCGTCTAAAGGTTATTTCAGCCACAATAGTCCAACTTACGGCTCTCCATTCGATATGATGGAACAATTTGGCATTAGCTATCAAACAGCCGGTGAAAACATTGCCAAAGGACAAACTACTCCAGAAGAAGTAGTGAAAGCTTGGATGAACAGTGAAGGTCACCGTGCCAACATCTTAAATGAAGACTTTACGCATATTGGCGTTGGCTATGTAGAAGACGGTAACTACTGGACACAACAATTTATTGGAAAATAA
- the gnd gene encoding phosphogluconate dehydrogenase (NAD(+)-dependent, decarboxylating), with amino-acid sequence MQIGMIGLGKMGYQLTLNLLDHKYQVVAHDTNHDAMKNISTAGAQVAATIDKLVKSITPPRTIWMMVPAGDVTESVFTSLLTSMDAGDRIIDGGNAHYKDSLRRAELSQEKELFYFDCGTSGGIEGARTGACTMVGGDPDEFKKIEPLFRDVTVENGYLYTGKTGSGHFLKMVHNGVEYGMMQAIAEGFELLEKSPFDYDYEKVAKVWNNGSVIRSWLMELMENAFAKDPRLDDIKGVMNSSGEGKWTVETALDYEMAAPVITLALMMRYRSQEDDTFTGKAVAALRNEFGGHAVNQR; translated from the coding sequence ATGCAAATTGGCATGATAGGCTTAGGAAAAATGGGATATCAACTCACATTAAACCTGTTAGACCACAAATATCAAGTTGTTGCTCACGATACAAATCATGACGCAATGAAAAATATTTCGACAGCTGGTGCACAGGTAGCAGCTACTATCGACAAATTAGTAAAAAGCATCACACCACCGAGAACGATTTGGATGATGGTACCTGCTGGGGATGTTACAGAAAGCGTTTTTACATCGTTGCTTACATCAATGGACGCAGGTGACAGAATTATTGATGGTGGTAATGCACATTATAAGGATTCCCTCAGACGAGCAGAATTAAGTCAAGAGAAGGAGCTATTCTACTTTGACTGTGGGACAAGTGGTGGTATTGAAGGTGCTCGTACCGGAGCTTGCACGATGGTCGGAGGTGACCCTGACGAATTCAAGAAAATCGAACCATTATTTCGAGACGTTACCGTAGAGAATGGCTACCTGTATACCGGCAAAACCGGAAGCGGACACTTTCTAAAAATGGTCCATAACGGGGTAGAATACGGAATGATGCAGGCCATTGCAGAAGGATTTGAATTATTGGAAAAAAGCCCGTTTGATTATGATTATGAAAAGGTAGCCAAAGTCTGGAACAATGGCTCTGTTATCCGCTCATGGCTAATGGAACTTATGGAGAACGCATTCGCGAAAGATCCACGACTAGATGATATAAAAGGGGTTATGAATTCTTCGGGAGAGGGTAAATGGACGGTAGAAACAGCACTTGATTATGAAATGGCTGCCCCCGTCATTACGCTGGCATTAATGATGCGCTACCGGTCACAAGAAGATGATACCTTTACCGGAAAAGCAGTGGCAGCACTTCGCAATGAATTCGGAGGCCATGCCGTAAACCAGAGATAA
- a CDS encoding MurR/RpiR family transcriptional regulator, with the protein MKNKRQTCLDQVRRNYPKFSVTERKIADYILKNPNQIIHSSINQLAEDLHVADSTVFRFCKRIGYKGYQAMKIALASEVVSSLQDIHEKVDQGDSVETVASKVFRSNMNALEETLQIIDEEEIRKAVKSLTTARFVHFFGTGGSNVVAIDAYHKFVRTGIAVQAVSDTHMQLMAASQLEKGDCAILISHSGSSKDIIHILNVLKEKNVTTIAITNFAKSTLSAAADIALYTSSVETDFRAEAFSSRIAQLSLLDLLYVNVLMEKGEEGQEAIRNMREAMIVKRI; encoded by the coding sequence ATGAAGAATAAACGACAGACATGTCTGGATCAAGTACGTCGAAACTATCCGAAATTCAGTGTTACAGAGCGAAAAATAGCCGACTATATATTGAAAAACCCCAACCAAATTATCCATTCCTCGATTAATCAATTAGCAGAGGACCTGCATGTAGCTGATTCGACAGTATTCCGTTTTTGTAAGCGGATAGGTTATAAAGGTTACCAGGCTATGAAGATTGCCCTTGCTTCTGAGGTAGTATCTTCTTTGCAGGATATACATGAAAAAGTGGACCAGGGGGATAGCGTGGAAACCGTAGCTTCCAAAGTGTTCCGTTCTAATATGAATGCGTTGGAGGAAACTTTGCAAATCATTGATGAGGAAGAAATCCGAAAGGCCGTGAAATCATTGACGACTGCAAGATTTGTCCATTTTTTCGGTACAGGTGGCTCGAACGTAGTGGCAATAGATGCTTATCATAAGTTTGTTCGAACCGGAATTGCCGTACAGGCAGTGTCTGATACGCATATGCAATTAATGGCCGCTTCTCAACTGGAAAAGGGGGATTGTGCGATTTTAATTTCGCATTCTGGTTCGTCGAAGGATATTATCCATATTTTAAATGTGTTAAAAGAAAAAAATGTCACGACCATAGCCATCACTAATTTTGCAAAATCAACGTTAAGTGCCGCTGCTGATATTGCTTTATATACGAGTTCGGTGGAAACAGATTTCAGAGCAGAAGCTTTCTCTTCAAGAATTGCCCAGCTATCACTGCTCGATTTACTTTATGTCAATGTGCTGATGGAAAAAGGTGAAGAAGGTCAAGAGGCAATCAGGAATATGCGTGAGGCGATGATAGTGAAGCGGATTTAG
- a CDS encoding TraB/GumN family protein, with protein sequence MSEENITRLQLEGKEYILIGTAHVSKHSAEQVKEVIEAEQPDAVCVELDKQRYESVMNGSNWQDMDIFQVIKEKKATLLLMNLAISSFQKRMAKQFGIKPGQEMIQGIESAEETGAELVLADRNIQITFSRIWRSIGFKGKMMLLTQVLAGVFTNESISEEDLEKMKKQDAIDSVLSEFSEQFPRLKKPLIDERDQYLAQKIKKAPGNKIVAVLGAAHVPGITNEIQKDHDLKKLTQLPPKSKVPKIIGWSIPLLIVAIIAFTFITNPMAGWQQVISWLVWNGGFSALGVLLALGHPLTILTALIAAPITSLNPLIAAGWFAGIMQAVVKKPHVSDFEALADDVHTVKGFWQNKVTRILLIVVFANVGSSLGTIIAGTDIIRLFIDSFS encoded by the coding sequence ATGTCTGAGGAAAATATAACGAGGTTACAATTAGAGGGTAAAGAATACATATTGATTGGAACTGCACATGTTTCGAAACACAGTGCCGAGCAAGTAAAGGAAGTAATCGAAGCGGAGCAGCCAGATGCTGTTTGTGTAGAGTTAGACAAACAACGCTATGAATCAGTGATGAACGGAAGTAACTGGCAGGATATGGACATCTTTCAAGTCATTAAAGAAAAGAAAGCAACCCTGCTATTAATGAATCTTGCTATTTCTTCATTCCAAAAAAGAATGGCTAAACAATTTGGCATTAAACCAGGTCAGGAAATGATCCAAGGTATTGAGTCAGCTGAGGAGACTGGCGCCGAGCTTGTCTTGGCAGATCGTAACATCCAGATTACATTCTCCCGCATTTGGCGCAGCATTGGTTTTAAAGGAAAGATGATGCTGTTGACACAAGTATTAGCTGGCGTCTTTACGAATGAATCGATTTCAGAAGAAGATTTGGAAAAAATGAAGAAACAGGATGCAATTGACAGTGTCTTAAGTGAATTCTCTGAGCAATTTCCGCGCTTGAAAAAGCCGTTAATCGATGAGCGTGATCAATATTTAGCGCAAAAAATAAAAAAAGCACCAGGTAATAAGATTGTTGCCGTACTTGGGGCAGCACACGTTCCTGGTATTACAAACGAAATTCAAAAAGACCATGATCTGAAGAAATTAACGCAATTACCACCAAAATCGAAAGTACCGAAAATTATCGGGTGGTCCATTCCGTTGCTGATTGTTGCAATCATTGCCTTTACGTTTATTACCAATCCGATGGCAGGCTGGCAGCAAGTTATTAGCTGGCTGGTCTGGAACGGAGGTTTTTCTGCACTAGGTGTTCTATTGGCATTAGGACATCCGTTAACGATTTTAACGGCATTAATTGCAGCGCCGATTACTTCATTAAATCCATTAATAGCTGCTGGCTGGTTTGCAGGAATCATGCAGGCAGTTGTGAAGAAGCCGCACGTATCAGATTTTGAAGCATTGGCAGATGATGTGCATACAGTAAAAGGATTTTGGCAAAATAAGGTGACACGTATATTATTGATTGTTGTATTTGCTAATGTAGGAAGTTCGCTTGGAACGATTATTGCAGGTACCGATATTATACGGTTGTTTATCGACAGTTTCTCATAA